A stretch of DNA from Allomeiothermus silvanus DSM 9946:
TAGGCGCTGGCTTAGAAAGTCCAGCGTGACCCGGCCCAGCTCGCCGCCCAGGCCGGGCTTGAGAGCAGCGAAGAGCGGTGTGGTTACCAGCGCCCCTAGCAGGATCAGGCCGACCCAGAAAAAGAACCCCCGCACCGGCCTGCCTAGTAAAGCAAGCAGGCCCCATCCCGCCAGGGTAGGCGGGAGCAAATACGACACGATCCCGACGTGGCCATAGAACAAGCGGCGCACCCAGGCCCCCAACTCCCCCACAAGGGCCGCTGGGGCATACAGATAAAACCCCAGAAAAACGGCCAGGCCGAAAAGGAATAGGGCCAGCGCCTCGAGGTCGCGGTGACGGCTGACAGGGTCAGCTTCACGCCGCTTTTCTTTGGCTTTGGGTTTCGGCTTAGCCATCGGCTAAATTCTAGCATGCAGTATGTTGTGGGCCATGCACATAGACAGTGCTATGTGTATTTGGTTAAGAAAAAAACCCGGCCCAGCGCTGATCCTGACGGAAAAAAGTGGTTGAGATGAGCGATGGGCAGGGGCCAAAACTAAAGGAGATAGCTTCTCAGCCATTCGCCGTTTACTTGAGGGCCTTGACCATCTTGGCGACTTCATCGGTTACGTCCAACGAGTCATCCCCGTAGAGCACCAACCCGCTACTGGAGGCTACCCGCCGGTCCAAGATGATCCCAAAGCCCTGAGCCCGGGCGAACTTGGCGATTTCTGCGTCGATCTGCTTGGTAATCGGCTCAGTGGCTTTGGCCTGACGCTCGGCCCACTTCTGGCTAGCCTGCTGATAGGCATTGCGCAGGGTCTGGAAGTCTTGCTGCTCTTTAGCGGTAGCGGTCCCGGCCTGGATCTTCGGCTGGAGAGTCTTGAGCTGGTCTTCCAGGGGCTTTAGCTCTTTCTGGGCCTGCTCGATGACTGCTTGAATCTCTTTGTAACGGGGGTGAGCCTGCACCACCTTTTGCGAATCCATAAACCCTACCTTGAGTACCGGTTGATTCTGCGCTATGAGGGGCGAGGCTGCGAAAAAACCAAGCAAAACGGGGAAGAAACGCATGAGTCCTTTCATGCTTGGCACTTTAGTCGGGGCCGCTTAAGGGTCGGTGAGAGTTCGGCTTGCTCGGGGGGCAGCCCGGCCTAAGCGCAGCAGCAAAAAAACGGCGGGGGACCCAGGCCCACCCGCCGTTTTGGGGATTAGAGTTTTTATTTGAGTGCGTTGATGATCTCGTCGGTCACGTCCAACGAGTCATCCCCGTAGAGCACCAGCCCACTACTAGAGGCTACCCGCCGGTCCAAGATGATCCCAAAGCCCTGAGCCCGGGCGAACTTGTCGATTTGCACATCGATCTCTTTGGTGATCGGCTCGAGAGCCTTGGCTCGGCGCTCGGCCCACTTCTGACTAGCCTGCTGATAGGCATTGCGCAGGGTCTGGAAGTCTTGCTGCTCTTTAGCGGTAGCGGTCCCGGCCTGGATTTTTTGCTGTAGCGGGGTGAGTTGGTCGGTGATCGGTTTGAGCTCCTTGTTGGCTTGGTCGAGCACGGCCTGGACTTCCTTGTAGCGAGGATGGGCCTGGATGACCTTCTCCGAATCGAGGAAGCCAACCCGCAGCACTGGGCGGTTTTGGGCGACCAAGGGGGTCGCTGCGATCATGAAGCCGAGAAGAACGGGGATAAACCACGCCAAACGTTTCATGGGAGACACTGTATATGTCCCGGCTTAGCGAACTGTGAGAGCATGCCCCCGGGCTGGTTTGCCTATCCTGAAGCGGCACCCAAATGAGGATGCATGAAGCGTTTTTGAAAGCTTCGTGAGGGTGACGCGAAACCAAAATAAATGGCCTTGCTAGGGAGGCTCGGGTAGGCTAAGCCTCGGTAGCCGGGTGCTGGGGAGTATGGACCCAGCAATGGTTGGCTTTACCAAGAGATAAGGAGGAATGAATCGTGAAGAGAGTCTGGCTTTTGGTAGCCTTGTTGGCGCTCATTGCTCCTAGCGCGTTCGCTCAGCGGGCCTTTCAATTTAGGATTTCGGTTCCTGCCCCTACGCTGGGTTTGGGCCTCGAGGCCGACCTGCAGCGCAACCTGGTGGCGCAGCTCTACGGGGATATCCTCTTCCGTAACAACGTGGGCTTTTTGCTGGGGGGGAACCTCCTCTTCAAGCCGGATCTGGGTCAGTTCGACCGGGATCTGCGGGGGATCAGCCCATATGTGGGGGGAGGGCTTGGCACGCTGCTCTCGAGCGGCGGGGTAGACT
This window harbors:
- a CDS encoding OmpH family outer membrane protein yields the protein MKGLMRFFPVLLGFFAASPLIAQNQPVLKVGFMDSQKVVQAHPRYKEIQAVIEQAQKELKPLEDQLKTLQPKIQAGTATAKEQQDFQTLRNAYQQASQKWAERQAKATEPITKQIDAEIAKFARAQGFGIILDRRVASSSGLVLYGDDSLDVTDEVAKMVKALK
- a CDS encoding OmpH family outer membrane protein, with the protein product MKRLAWFIPVLLGFMIAATPLVAQNRPVLRVGFLDSEKVIQAHPRYKEVQAVLDQANKELKPITDQLTPLQQKIQAGTATAKEQQDFQTLRNAYQQASQKWAERRAKALEPITKEIDVQIDKFARAQGFGIILDRRVASSSGLVLYGDDSLDVTDEIINALK